The stretch of DNA ACGTcttagcccgctatttaaaacattgatGGCAGTGCTCTAGCTATCATCTTCACTAATAACATTTCTCTTGGTCGAGGAACACAACAGAGAGAAGCTCATGAAGAGGAGGAAGAGTGGAATGTGGATGTAGGTGACCAAGAGGGAGATGGTGGTATTGTAGATGAAGAAGGGAGAGATGCTAATGCAGAGGTGCAACCATCTAGACATCATCATCAGATCTGAAGAAGAAATATGACAGTCACTCGGTGGCCAGAAGACAAGATAACCGTCATGGCGCTCACGGCGGTTGGGCTTCTCGTGGAGCAGAGGGCCAAGACAAGAATGAAGATGACAATTGGTCTGATTGCTAGACAAAGGATCCCCTTGGCCCTGGATGGATTCAATACACTAACTGAATAAGACAAAATGACTTTGTTTGAGGAATGTGTCCAACCTTGGTTGGCGTTTTTTGAAGAATTAAAGGCTGTTGTGTGTAAGAAGATAATGCATTTGATATCAAAGAGTTGGAGAACCCACAAAAGCGACCTTACACGCAACTTGGTGGATAAAGGGTTGGATAAACGTGACAAGTACAAGAAACTTTGGGCGAGGAACAAGCTTGACCACTGCCTGGGACGAAAGAGTATGCAGGGAAAGCCAAAAAAGTGGGAGGTAGAGGATAGAAAGTTAGCCATGGAAGGTGTCTGTAATCCTAGGGACAAGTATCCAGCTGGCTGCCCAAAGAGTTATCTGTGCGCACGGAGTTATTTGGTTAAGTCAGAAGGAAGTGCTCAGATTCAATGGTCAAAACCTGCAATTGAGACTTTATCTACACAAATTTTTGAGAAGCATGAAACCCTTCAGTATTCAGGGATAACTTCGGTTACAGACAAGGATGTGCTCACAGAAGTCTTGGGCACCCTAGAACAGGCGTGCATGGTGTGTCAAGTTACAATTGTTGGAAGCATTGGTCGGACTGCACCAACATGTACAGAAAGAGGTAGCAACCAACACATGCTGATATGGATGTGGAAGCCATCAAAGAACAACTTAAACATGACTTGTtaccaaaaattacagaagaagTCATAAAAGGACCTCAAGCTCAAGAGCCAGCAGGGAGTGGATGTAAATATGTGCCTCAGCCGATGAGGCAGTCGGCAACAAAGACAAACATGATGGTCATGAGGCAACTCCAGATGAAGCTAATGTGCATGGTCCCACAGAGGGCACACAATGTACCCTACTAATGAATAGTCCTCAAGGTTTTTAGGATGAGGTAGCAAGGGGTACCTTATTTCCACACAAGAATCAACTACATCAGCATCAAGTACTCGAAGATTATATCGTTGCACATGAGTATGTACATCCGTCGGCGAGGAAGTTGCCGTTTAGCTGTCCAAGTACTGACCTCAGGTATCTTAGACAGGCTAAGTTCAAGTTGGTCCAATGGAGGAGGTTGCAGATTATGAAGTCATCAAAACTTCCATAGACTGTGGGCTCCAAAAGGCATCTAAAGGACTTTGTGATACTCGGTAAGAAGACGACCGATGCAACTCCGGAGCAGGCTAATCAGTCCCCAACTAGTCTAGGTGACCAAACAAAGAAGGCAAAGGCGAAGAAGGTAAAGTCCACACCTATAGCTCGCCCAATGAAACACCCTGCCAGTCTTGAGTGACAGTAAACTACAGCGACATAAGTTGGAGAGACCCACTAGATCATCGACTAGGAGTGATCCTAGGCGTCGTAGTATATGGGAGAAGGCCAACCTTGATTACGTTTGTGGAGTGCCACTTCTATCAAAAACACAGCTTGAGAAGGCGGGACCTCGGTGTGTTGTTCTTcatgcttgatacatgaaagaatgcgaagagGGGAGGACTAAAGGTCCTTGTGCTAAGTATAAGAAAGAGCATTTCTGGTGCACTGAACCATTCGGGTATTGCACATTGGGATTTAAGGACTGGTTTGACCTCTTCACACTTGATGGATTGGATAAAGGCATTCTTAGCACGCTATCAGTATAAGTGCAATTTATCTATTTTCCGGGCTCGTTCATTTGTAGCTAGGGATGCTCTTTATATATTTGATTACTAAATTTCTTTTGTATGTATCTTTACTAGtagattttttattacaaaACAAAAGGAATTAAAGGTGTCTGTTACATAATATAAGGCATACTCTTTCATAAATATTAATGCAGTAGTACTAGTGCTGAGAGAGAATTAAATGAGTTCTTGATCTTTGTACGAGAAGTGGTTAAGGCTTATATactgggacagagggagtatcaaagaaaaaaatagcgagctatagcggcgctatagctgGACAGGCTTGCCGCTAAGCTATTTGTATTTTTTCCggaaaaaagtctacataaccccccaaactattaatggtggactacttcaccccccgaactataaaaccggatattctaccccctgaactttcaaaaccggtcaaataaccccctagagtggttttggatggtggttttgtcttttttatttatttatttctgctaaatctttgaaaaatcataataaatcatagaaaagtcataaaatgaaaatttaatttttgttggacttctgatgagtagatctacatagtgaatatataatatggtatactttagtataaagtttttgttgtagctttaaatctatgtttttctgtaattaaatcGAATAATTGATATATGCAGTTTCTAtgatccaattgtggtgaaatttttatggtgagctCATTTCTGTaagcttgaactatggtaaaagtttcataccTAGTCGATcaggtataacttagttatcaatttatttagctttattcttgttaaatctatgctttatctataactaagttatacgtgatccaatgagtataaaatttttaccatagttcaagcatataatAATGAGCCCACAGTAAAAAgtttaccacaattggaccacaagaaatgcatatatgaattattcaaattaattacagaaaaacatagatttaaagctacagtaaaactttatactaaagtataccatattatatattcactgtgtagatcgactcatcagaagtccaacaaaattaaaattttcattttatgatttttttatgatttattatgatttttcaaagatttagcggaaataaataaaaaagaaaaagacaaaaccaccctccaaaaccactcgaggggattatttgaccggttttaaaagtttgggggtagaatatccggtttcaTAGTTCGGAGGGTGAAGTAGTCCACCCTAGGTAGTTTGGGggattatgtagactttttccattttttccgctatcACAACTTTCACCGCTAAGTTGCATTTGTTACAACAAATTTCACCGCTATTAtgcgctatagcgccgctatgaTAAATCTTCTCTGTTTGACTCTCAAAACTCTGTCTTAGACTAGATTATCATTTATTCTTTACAACTAATTTAATATTTTGGACAATGAAGCTTTCATGAACCATGTTGTAATGTCATATTATTATTTTGTAATGTTACCTAAACTtatgaaaaaatatttttatttatcaaaTTCATATTTAACATGTCTTTTTCATCAATTACTCGTGTTtttatgtattttttataaaaacgcTATCTGTCATAGCGCTGCTATAGCTGTATAGCTCCTGAAAAAAGTTGCTGTTATTTTCAATAGCCCGTTGTTTTAAACTTTAGGAAATATTCATGATCTATATTCACAATATTTGactcaaaccttgtccaaaataaTTTCCTTTATGAGTAGGAGGAAGTATCAAATTGCAGTGATGACCACTGGACTGGACTACAAGACTGTCACAGTGAAGTCGTCACCGCGTATAATCTGGCAAGTCCGCATAAACGTGTTTGGGAAACCGCGTGTTCAAATCTGTAGCTCTTTTTTTTCATCCTAAGTGAGCTTCTAAATTGAATGCCTTGGAGTTGCCATTAGTCAAGTCTGCTAATCTTTAATTTACACATGATGAAGCTGACCTTATGCTGTGAACTCCACACGTATTGGAGGGCTCGGTTTTGACTTAAAATGCTTATATTAGAAAGGGCTATGTCATGCTGTTTTCCATTTTACTGTATGGGTTCTCAAAGCACATGAAAAGATGCAGTCAATATTATATTCCTGGGGAAAACTCAGTGGCATTTATACTGAAAAAAAAGTCATTCAATACACATAGTCTTGTTTAGATTAGCAAACCCATGACCTACAATTGCGAACAGCCAAACACAAAAAAACATACATCTGTACACCATGCAAGCTGGTACAAACAATGGCTATGCACATGACACACAAACATACTGGTACCACAACAAACAGTTCACACAACCAGGAAATATTTTCCAGGGCTTCTGTGCTTACTGGAAGTCGTTGGGGTGACCTGATCATGGATATCCAGAGCAGCTGGGTCCCTGATCATGCTCCATCCATGGCGGTGCAGCAGCAAGGCTGGTTGATCCAGGTTGAGGGTGGTGATGCGGCCCAAAGTTGAGTTGAGCAGAGGTCGATGCACCTGAGTCCTCATACATGTTGAAGTTCATTGCCACCGGCTGTAAAAAGTAATGCCCAGCCGTCCAGGAATGTGAGCAAAGTATCCTGGAAGCAATGGAtatgcaagaaaaaaaaaaggagtctTGGTTATCTGCATCACCTCAAATGGGTAACCAAAGTCCATCAGATCTTGGGGATTTTGTGGCCAAGGTGAAATTACTTCCTGCTGACCATGCAGTGGAATTCCTTGGTCTGCAAAGTTTCGAAATCATTTCATCAGGATAGCTGTATAATGTTTAAATTCATCATATCAGAACAACTCAGGCAGAAAACATATAGCGAGGTAAATGTTTAGAAAAAAAGAGATATGAGAATCCCTCAGGGAACAATCAGTGCCCTGGTAATGTTTTTGAAGAGTGAGCAATTCATTTTCGGAAGTGAAGTACCTTGGGAATAGCCTGTgtttatataatcaggatcGGCAACAATGGGACCACAATCTGCAATTTGGTAAAGTGTCCCATGCTCATCCTGGGGCACGTTTTCAGCCGTTCCAGTTCCTGGTAAGTACAGAAATCACTGTATCAGAAAAACTCATGCAGAAAACACATGGAAATGAAAGATATAAGAGGAAAATGTTTCCAAAAAGTATAATAGGGAGGAGCCAATCACGAAAATAATGTGAGAGAAGAGAACAGTCATCTTTTAAAATTAGAGTACCTTGGTAATAGCCTGTATTTGGACAATTAGGAATGCTGGGACCACATTGTGCAATTTGGGAAATTGATCCCATCACATGTTCATTGTGGGCCAAATATTCAGCTGCTCCAGTCCCTTGGAGGTCTAAATAGAAACTCCAGCCTCAGACAATCGGTCGTGCCAAGGAATGTAAGAGCAGTCAGAATTTAGAAAGTGGTATTGGAGTAACCTTGATATGGAGCAAGCTGATTAGCAGAGAAAACTTGTTGTGATGCATCCACTGCTAGAACAGAAGGTGCAGCAGCAACATCTGTGCTTGAAGAGATCGGCTCCTTCAGTTTTTCATATGCATTCTGTCTCCATTTGTTCACTAAAGCCTGCAACCAGAACACCATACCTCTTTATTATCGAAAGTTCAGAAGTTGTTGAACATGGCCACGATACTAATATTGGTAATATGGTGATCATGGGTTCAGCATGTACCTTCTGAGCTGTGTTAAATCTTTGGCATGCAACATACTCATGTGGGAATGCTGCTCCGACAAGCTCATGCACACAATTAAAGAAAAGCACAACATTGCCCTCTTTACTGTGGTACTGTTTGAGTTCTTGCCGATCATCGAGAACACACTGCCTAGCATGCCCAGTCAGTTTTGACCAAGCATTTTGCTGTTTTTCCATCTTGAGGATCTGCATGATTTTAAAACAACATCATGTGAATCAAACAGATGCTGCAAAACAGGGGCATACAGGAAAATGCATTTAGAATTCTTTACCGCACGAAGCTTGTTGGAGTCCTCATTCAAAGCTTTCAAGAAGCCCTCCACGTTATGGATTTTCACCTCCGTAAGCCTCTTGTGGTAAGCTCCATCCCTGGCAATCTCCTCTAAGCGATATAGGTCATCATCTAGTCTTGGAGGGTGCCTCTTCTCATTTgctgaaaaaataaataaatgatcaGACTAGACTAAACACAAATTCAGAAACAGCAATAAACCTGACAATATGAAAAACCAGGTTCATACGTTTGTTTCTGCGGTCGAGAACTTTCACAGGCTTCATGATGGCTTCCTGAACCCGACCAGAAGTGTTTTTGTTCTTGCAAACTCTTGCTGCCATGATGACGTTTTTCCTGGATGATCCTTCCCTGAAACGGATCTGGCTAAGTTCAGCCATTCCATTGGTTAACCATACACTCCCCAGCACAAGATCATGCCCGTCCCGACCTTGCAGTATATGCTTATCAAACTCATCTTCAGTCCAATTGTCCTGACAT from Sorghum bicolor cultivar BTx623 chromosome 8, Sorghum_bicolor_NCBIv3, whole genome shotgun sequence encodes:
- the LOC8068824 gene encoding uncharacterized protein LOC8068824; the protein is MERGMGMGREMERERERGLVPQPPAKRMKLAPVVPTRGGGGGQVPSPRWRRLRQTLLVVLFLVRARTTVTASISQIGRMLQRYVDRTFQKYHGMISSKLESFQEQIEGLRHEVKQLSRLCSNRHADQHIRLEANQEHIAANGSNKNMRLYFMNGLEPPVYTDENLTSQNHAAIKVAMLEGDKIVMSGALSKAKIEILVLRGDFSNKCQDNWTEDEFDKHILQGRDGHDLVLGSVWLTNGMAELSQIRFREGSSRKNVIMAARVCKNKNTSGRVQEAIMKPVKVLDRRNKPNEKRHPPRLDDDLYRLEEIARDGAYHKRLTEVKIHNVEGFLKALNEDSNKLRAILKMEKQQNAWSKLTGHARQCVLDDRQELKQYHSKEGNVVLFFNCVHELVGAAFPHEYVACQRFNTAQKALVNKWRQNAYEKLKEPISSSTDVAAAPSVLAVDASQQVFSANQLAPYQDLQGTGAAEYLAHNEHVMGSISQIAQCGPSIPNCPNTGYYQGTGTAENVPQDEHGTLYQIADCGPIVADPDYINTGYSQDQGIPLHGQQEVISPWPQNPQDLMDFGYPFEPVAMNFNMYEDSGASTSAQLNFGPHHHPQPGSTSLAAAPPWMEHDQGPSCSGYP